The genomic interval AATATTTTTTGAATAGTATCGTTTTGATAATCTGTTTCTTCAATGTGTTCATCTAAGCTATCATTAATCAGCCGTAACCATTCTTGATAGGGTTCAGGGGTTTTATCGTTTACATATTTAGGGCAGAGGTACACAATTTTATGCTCAGTTTCTGAAACAGTGCTGTGATCCAGTTTTCTGGGTTTAAAATCATTGATTAATATATCAGTTTTATGTTTATCGCCAGAGGTTAATACCACAATGGTATAAACATTCATCTTAGGTTTGTAATTACTGGCGCTTGTAATTTGATCTAGGAGTGCCACACAATGATAATGTAAAAACCGATCATAGTGATCTTGATAGCGTCGGTGTTGTATGTCAATGATGAGATGATTTTTTTTATCTTCGGCATATAAATCAAAACGGCTATCGACATGACCTATGACTGGCGAAAATGATTTTTCGGTTTCTACTTTTTCAATTTCGATTTCAAGCCCGAGAATATCTTTAACAAATGCGGTAAAGATGGCGGGTTTAGAGAAGACTTTTTAAAGATAACGCCGTAGCGTAGGGGAGCAACGTCAATCATTTGGAGGAGGCCTGTTGTACAATACATGGTGGGTGGATAAGCAATAATGTCATCCATCAAGGCGTTATTATACTATAAATGCTTATTCTATAGAATGTTACAATCTACCTCACTTTTTAACAGACCTCTTTTTTTACTCTGCCCCCGTTATTTTTATAAGTTCTGTAATTCTTGTTCAGAAATGCCTGTTATTTTTGAAATTAATGACCCATCAAGCCCTTCTGTTATCATGGCTT from Methylococcales bacterium carries:
- a CDS encoding PD-(D/E)XK nuclease family transposase; this encodes MFTAFVKDILGLEIEIEKVETEKSFSPVIGHVDSRFDLYAEDKKNHLIIDIQHRRYQDHYDRFLHYHCVALLDQITSASNYKPKMNVYTIVVLTSGDKHKTDILINDFKPRKLDHSTVSETEHKIVYLCPKYVNDKTPEPYQEWLRLINDSLDEHIEETDYQNDTIQKIFPLIEKNTISPQDAARMIDEYSDEQYLSDECHKAMREGLKEGVKEGLKEGLKEGLKEGLKEGLKEGLKEGLKEGLKQEKIENAKAMITEGLDGSLISKITGISEQELQNL